In a genomic window of Nostoc sp. UHCC 0870:
- a CDS encoding ATP-binding cassette domain-containing protein, with the protein MSLSTKKLPGWQLLWQLICYKPKLYLIDTCFWIFIMGLPALPGLIIREFFNSLTGKAQFGLSSWAVIAGFIALSLGHILVIIIGRITKTQHRFTMRSLLRRNLLERLLNNPHAQIKVAHNDTEKTVSQGEVISYFRDDTEHIEDNVAWVSEIFGEGIFAILSLVILLSVNVPMTLFVFLPLVGMVVIIQKTETRIKQYRKSSRQATQQVTGILGEIFSSVQAIKVAGAEQDVLSYFRTLNDNRREMMVKDTLLKAILNSLFQNMVNFGTGLILVMASFLMQSGGNQLTVGDFALFVYNLSFVTGFFASVGGFMALYKQTEVAFERMTTLISGASTETLVAPNQLYLQDLGKSRQNLPRLEQPTNNASHQLQSLKLTNLTYIYPGTTQGIVDINLKIQRGSLTVITGRIGAGKTTLLRVLLGLLPKQAGEIYWNNHLVADPANFFVPPRSAYTPQIPQLFSYSLRENILLGLSKDDADIETALKMAVFEQDLAAMNEKLETLVGTKGVRLSGGQMQRVAAARMFVRQPELLIFDDLSSALDVETELALWSRIFANTTEQGENSWTPTCLVVSHRRSVLRRADQIIVMKAGRVVAQGNFDDILADEQADWIF; encoded by the coding sequence ATGTCCTTATCAACAAAAAAACTTCCTGGTTGGCAATTATTATGGCAATTAATTTGCTATAAACCCAAACTCTATTTAATTGATACTTGCTTCTGGATTTTTATTATGGGCTTACCTGCCCTACCTGGACTAATTATTCGAGAATTTTTTAATAGTCTCACAGGTAAAGCTCAATTTGGTTTATCATCTTGGGCAGTTATTGCAGGTTTTATAGCTTTAAGTTTGGGGCATATTTTGGTGATAATTATAGGGCGAATCACCAAAACTCAGCATCGTTTTACTATGAGGTCATTACTGAGAAGAAATTTATTAGAACGTCTCTTAAATAATCCTCATGCTCAAATTAAGGTCGCTCATAATGATACTGAAAAAACTGTATCCCAAGGTGAAGTAATCAGCTATTTTCGAGATGATACCGAACACATTGAAGATAATGTAGCGTGGGTATCAGAAATATTTGGAGAAGGAATATTTGCTATCCTTTCTTTAGTTATTTTATTAAGTGTCAATGTACCCATGACACTATTTGTTTTCCTCCCGTTAGTGGGAATGGTAGTAATTATTCAAAAAACAGAAACCCGCATCAAACAATATCGCAAATCTAGCCGTCAAGCAACTCAACAAGTGACAGGAATTTTAGGAGAAATATTTAGTTCTGTACAAGCTATTAAAGTAGCTGGTGCAGAACAAGATGTCCTCTCTTATTTTCGCACTTTGAATGATAACCGTCGGGAGATGATGGTTAAAGACACCCTATTAAAAGCCATTCTCAATTCACTATTTCAGAACATGGTGAATTTCGGCACAGGTTTGATTTTGGTGATGGCTTCTTTTTTGATGCAAAGCGGCGGTAATCAATTAACAGTAGGTGACTTTGCTTTATTTGTTTATAACCTGTCATTTGTTACAGGTTTTTTTGCCTCTGTAGGCGGCTTTATGGCATTGTATAAACAAACGGAAGTTGCTTTTGAACGTATGACTACTTTAATTTCTGGTGCATCAACAGAGACTTTGGTAGCCCCAAATCAACTTTATTTACAAGACTTGGGTAAAAGTAGACAAAACTTACCTCGATTAGAACAACCAACAAATAATGCAAGTCATCAACTACAATCATTAAAACTAACAAATTTAACTTATATTTATCCTGGTACTACTCAAGGAATTGTAGATATCAACTTAAAAATACAGCGCGGTAGTTTGACTGTAATTACTGGGCGCATCGGTGCAGGAAAAACTACATTGCTCAGAGTATTATTAGGATTATTACCCAAACAAGCCGGGGAAATTTATTGGAATAATCATCTAGTTGCAGACCCTGCTAATTTTTTTGTCCCACCTCGCAGTGCTTACACTCCACAAATTCCCCAACTTTTTAGCTATTCCTTGCGAGAAAACATTTTGCTGGGATTGTCTAAGGATGATGCTGATATTGAAACAGCATTAAAAATGGCTGTTTTTGAGCAAGATTTAGCAGCTATGAATGAGAAGCTAGAAACTTTAGTAGGAACAAAAGGTGTGCGGCTGTCTGGTGGACAAATGCAACGGGTAGCGGCGGCGAGGATGTTTGTACGTCAACCAGAATTACTGATATTTGATGACCTTTCCAGCGCGTTGGATGTGGAAACAGAATTGGCGTTATGGTCGCGGATATTTGCTAATACAACTGAACAGGGGGAAAATTCTTGGACACCAACTTGTCTTGTAGTGTCTCATCGCCGTTCTGTTTTACGTCGTGCTGACCAGATTATTGTAATGAAAGCAGGTAGGGTTGTAGCTCAAGGTAATTTTGATGATATTTTAGCTGATGAGCAAGCTGATTGGATTTTTTAA
- a CDS encoding RNA-guided endonuclease InsQ/TnpB family protein, whose amino-acid sequence MTFRLYPNKQIEQSLRYHRKLQKDLYNAAVNNRFTQYQKFNHKVDYFEQQNCLPAFKEVWTEYKQINSQALQATLKRVDFAFERWFKGLGKRPRFKSIRHYSGWTYPAKSGYSVESNGENGYLNLSKIGQIQMRGKAKYWGTPTTCTIVYRNGKWYASITVDVLDQVLKPEVLPVGAIGIDLGCKAALSITDGENHQQIDAPKFLRNAEQKIKKASKEKRRKRAPNRNKKIKASRRYKKAQLKVTKLVRQVGNQRQNWVHQVAAEIVSGNSLVATEKLEVKNMTSKAKKGKRKKQKAGLNKSILDVGFGMLRSTIKYKVEQIGGVFVEVPTKKVKPSQTCPKCGHQHKKTLDIRVHECGVCGYVQDRDIAAAEVMLYWSKGTLPESGTGFASRRFANAVAESPSSTTSTSKRKQAGEMRQLGAKKRQKSQSNFAENGLEVSTTSSSGVRAASRSEAS is encoded by the coding sequence ATGACTTTTAGGTTATACCCAAATAAACAAATAGAACAGTCTTTGAGGTATCACCGGAAGTTACAAAAAGACTTGTATAATGCCGCAGTCAATAACAGATTTACACAATATCAAAAGTTCAACCATAAGGTTGATTATTTTGAGCAGCAGAATTGTTTACCAGCGTTCAAGGAAGTTTGGACAGAGTATAAACAAATAAATTCTCAAGCTTTACAAGCAACCTTGAAGCGTGTTGACTTTGCTTTTGAACGCTGGTTTAAAGGATTAGGTAAGCGTCCAAGATTCAAATCAATTAGACATTATTCAGGTTGGACTTATCCAGCTAAAAGTGGATATTCAGTAGAGTCTAATGGTGAAAATGGTTATTTGAATTTGTCTAAGATTGGGCAGATTCAAATGAGAGGCAAGGCTAAGTATTGGGGAACTCCAACTACTTGCACAATTGTTTACCGAAATGGTAAATGGTACGCATCTATTACAGTTGATGTGTTAGACCAAGTTCTCAAGCCTGAAGTTCTACCAGTTGGTGCAATTGGTATTGACTTAGGTTGTAAAGCAGCATTATCAATTACTGATGGCGAAAATCATCAACAAATAGATGCTCCTAAGTTTTTGAGAAATGCTGAACAGAAAATCAAAAAAGCTTCTAAGGAGAAGAGACGTAAACGCGCACCAAATAGAAACAAAAAAATCAAAGCTTCTAGACGATATAAAAAAGCCCAATTAAAGGTTACTAAGCTAGTTCGTCAAGTTGGTAATCAACGTCAAAATTGGGTTCATCAGGTAGCAGCAGAAATTGTAAGCGGTAATAGCCTCGTTGCGACCGAAAAACTAGAAGTAAAAAACATGACTAGTAAAGCAAAGAAAGGCAAGCGTAAAAAGCAAAAAGCAGGGCTGAATAAGTCGATACTCGATGTAGGGTTTGGAATGCTTCGCAGTACCATCAAGTACAAAGTAGAGCAAATTGGTGGTGTATTTGTAGAAGTTCCAACTAAGAAAGTAAAGCCTTCTCAAACCTGCCCAAAATGCGGTCATCAGCACAAGAAAACACTCGACATTAGAGTACATGAGTGTGGTGTTTGTGGATATGTTCAAGACCGCGACATCGCTGCTGCCGAAGTTATGCTTTATTGGTCAAAAGGTACTCTACCGGAGTCAGGAACTGGCTTCGCTTCGCGACGCTTCGCGAACGCAGTCGCAGAGTCGCCTAGCTCTACCACATCTACTAGCAAGCGTAAGCAAGCTGGCGAGATGAGGCAACTAGGGGCGAAGAAGCGACAAAAATCTCAAAGTAACTTTGCTGAAAACGGGCTAGAGGTTTCTACGACCTCTAGCTCAGGCGTTCGCGCAGCGTCACGAAGTGAAGCCAGCTAG
- a CDS encoding helix-turn-helix transcriptional regulator — protein MPITISQQAFWELFSETEEIQNQCADEFETICPYPQELGQGNLRYIHLREGLELTIADYQLHDYLILKSPERQHGVEFTFYLSGGHKNQSSSALAGQYAICGSGVAPKESYEWLASQRTLSINLHIEPEFFCSCLDLRTEQKSAQLAHLVEKPENKYYVRSGNTTSVMTMALQQILQCPYQGVTKRIYLESKALELMALLISEELALGQSQINAYHLKPDDIERIHCAKDILLQNIDNPPSLIELARMVGLNDCTLKRGFRQVFNTTAFGYLHHQRLEKAGQLLAIGEMSIGEVARAVGFADRSYFAAAFRKQYGVNPSVYLRTHQQPMKNSA, from the coding sequence ATGCCAATCACGATTTCGCAACAAGCTTTCTGGGAACTTTTTTCAGAAACTGAAGAAATCCAAAACCAGTGTGCAGATGAGTTTGAGACGATTTGCCCATATCCACAGGAGTTAGGTCAAGGAAATCTCCGATATATTCACTTGCGGGAAGGCTTGGAGTTAACAATTGCTGACTATCAACTCCATGATTATCTGATTCTCAAATCTCCAGAACGCCAACACGGTGTAGAGTTTACCTTTTATCTATCTGGTGGTCACAAAAATCAATCTAGCTCTGCTTTGGCTGGACAGTACGCTATTTGTGGTAGCGGTGTTGCACCAAAAGAATCTTATGAATGGTTAGCAAGTCAGAGAACTCTGTCCATTAATCTCCATATCGAACCGGAGTTTTTTTGCTCATGTCTAGACCTTCGCACTGAGCAAAAATCGGCACAACTTGCCCATTTAGTTGAAAAACCAGAAAACAAATATTATGTGCGTTCCGGTAACACCACGTCTGTGATGACGATGGCTTTGCAACAAATTTTACAATGTCCTTACCAGGGTGTTACTAAGCGTATATATTTGGAAAGTAAAGCTTTAGAGTTAATGGCCTTGCTAATTTCAGAAGAGTTAGCACTAGGACAATCTCAAATAAATGCCTATCACCTCAAACCAGATGACATAGAACGTATTCACTGTGCAAAAGATATTTTGTTACAGAATATAGACAATCCTCCTTCCTTAATCGAACTAGCGAGAATGGTGGGTTTGAATGACTGCACGCTCAAACGAGGTTTCCGTCAAGTGTTTAATACAACGGCTTTTGGCTATTTACATCACCAGAGATTAGAGAAAGCCGGACAACTGTTAGCAATAGGTGAAATGAGCATAGGAGAAGTAGCTCGTGCAGTTGGTTTTGCAGACCGCAGTTACTTTGCAGCTGCATTTCGTAAACAGTATGGGGTTAATCCTAGTGTGTATTTGCGAACCCATCAACAACCAATGAAAAATTCCGCCTAG
- a CDS encoding TonB-dependent receptor domain-containing protein, translating to MASQLQRLVLMTILALVLINLPGRAEDKGHEIEKPVTSLKQSLSQAQIQITNVKLQTTDKGLEIILETNQGEKLQPVNKTEGNVYIVEIPNAQLSQEFRQENPASGITDVVVSNLDTNTIRVTVTGETTLPNVELFDGDEGLILGVEVAASSVPQPPQPETQQPQTEQPSAEVDEPIELIVTATRTEEAITNVPRSVTVITREEIEKQSTITNDLGDILGRIVPGLGPPNSLNRAGNAQTLRGRPVSILIDGVPQQGNSFVNTQLEYISPDAIERVEVVRGPTAVFGQGASGGVINIITRKPAEGFTSTAQVGISAAAAGDAFLGENSFGNYLQYGFSGKDGIFDYVFSLSRNSVGSFFDADGSRIPSNNATSDDTVSTSILGKIGIDVGEQQRLQFTVNHGNNSRKIKFIADPITRTIPGLQTTRALKQNQVYEGTDAPRITSTSVNLNYTNEAVFASKLQAQAYYRSSEELGVGRDDRGRFADAINRFRSEEEAFGGRLQIQTPLSTSVSLLWGADYEKQQEGDTRQEIFDPVAFDASNNNRRILRKIGEQVYYPAFDLSSLGLFAQAQWDVSEQLILSGGVRHERFNFSVDEFTPLLDNNFDPYVGPSVAGGELDFSDTVFNVGSVYKITPTVSVFANFAQGYSVPQLFRVLNFLPPGFTIDRDVRFLQPQKIDNYEIGVRGNWNNFQATLAGFFNYSALGLSSRGQPDGTIQYIRAPQRNYGIEATLDWEASRNWKLGSSLTWTEGEDDQNEDGDFRALRTLEVQPLKLTAYVENQTTPGWRNRLQLLYVGNRDRGFEAGSDFVTIRDYLVVDYISSFQIGAGNLEVGIQNILNNKYSSVFSQAGGGLDELLNNLERGRSLSVNYRITW from the coding sequence ATGGCTAGTCAACTGCAAAGACTTGTTTTGATGACGATATTAGCCTTGGTGTTAATTAATCTACCTGGGCGGGCAGAAGATAAAGGACATGAAATCGAAAAACCTGTCACCAGTCTTAAACAATCGCTGTCCCAAGCACAAATTCAGATTACCAATGTCAAGTTACAAACAACGGACAAAGGGCTGGAGATAATTTTAGAAACAAATCAAGGAGAAAAGCTACAACCTGTAAATAAGACTGAGGGGAATGTCTATATAGTGGAAATCCCCAATGCTCAATTAAGTCAGGAATTTCGCCAAGAAAATCCTGCTAGTGGCATTACTGATGTTGTTGTCAGCAATTTAGATACCAATACTATCAGGGTGACAGTTACAGGTGAAACAACATTACCAAACGTAGAGTTGTTTGACGGCGACGAGGGTTTAATTTTAGGTGTAGAAGTTGCTGCATCATCTGTTCCACAACCTCCGCAACCAGAAACGCAACAGCCACAAACAGAACAACCATCTGCGGAAGTGGATGAGCCGATTGAACTGATAGTGACAGCGACACGGACAGAGGAAGCAATCACCAACGTGCCGCGTAGTGTGACAGTTATTACCCGTGAAGAAATTGAGAAACAATCAACCATCACCAATGATTTAGGAGATATCTTAGGGCGGATAGTTCCAGGTTTGGGGCCGCCAAACTCACTTAACCGCGCTGGTAATGCTCAAACTTTACGGGGTCGTCCGGTATCAATTTTGATTGACGGTGTACCACAGCAAGGTAATTCCTTTGTGAATACTCAGTTAGAGTACATTTCCCCAGATGCGATTGAACGGGTGGAAGTGGTACGTGGCCCTACAGCCGTCTTTGGTCAAGGTGCATCTGGTGGTGTCATCAATATTATTACGAGAAAGCCAGCTGAAGGATTTACTTCTACTGCTCAAGTTGGTATCAGTGCGGCGGCGGCTGGTGATGCGTTCTTGGGCGAAAACAGCTTCGGCAATTATCTACAATATGGATTTTCCGGTAAAGATGGGATTTTTGATTATGTATTTTCCCTCTCACGTAATAGTGTAGGTAGTTTCTTTGATGCTGATGGTTCGCGGATTCCCAGTAACAACGCCACATCAGATGATACTGTCTCTACAAGTATATTGGGCAAGATAGGAATTGATGTTGGAGAACAACAACGTCTACAATTTACTGTCAATCATGGCAATAATTCCCGTAAAATTAAATTCATCGCTGATCCGATTACGCGTACAATCCCTGGATTGCAAACAACCCGTGCCTTAAAACAAAATCAGGTTTACGAAGGCACGGATGCACCTCGAATTACCAGTACATCTGTTAACCTCAACTATACTAATGAGGCAGTTTTTGCTAGCAAACTGCAAGCCCAAGCCTATTATCGCAGTTCCGAAGAGTTAGGAGTAGGCAGAGATGACCGGGGTCGATTTGCAGATGCCATCAATCGCTTCCGTTCTGAAGAAGAAGCTTTTGGGGGAAGGTTACAGATTCAAACACCCCTATCTACATCTGTATCTTTATTATGGGGAGCTGATTACGAGAAACAACAAGAAGGGGATACCCGCCAAGAGATATTTGATCCCGTCGCTTTTGATGCTAGTAATAATAACCGTCGGATTCTGCGTAAAATTGGCGAACAAGTTTATTACCCTGCCTTTGATTTGAGTAGCTTAGGATTGTTTGCCCAAGCGCAATGGGACGTAAGTGAGCAATTAATTCTCAGTGGTGGTGTGCGTCACGAACGCTTTAACTTTAGTGTGGACGAATTCACACCGTTATTAGACAACAACTTTGATCCCTATGTTGGCCCCAGTGTTGCAGGCGGCGAACTAGATTTCAGTGACACGGTGTTTAATGTGGGCAGCGTCTATAAAATTACGCCTACAGTTAGTGTTTTTGCTAACTTTGCTCAAGGTTATTCAGTACCACAACTTTTCCGCGTCCTCAACTTCTTACCCCCCGGATTCACCATTGACAGAGATGTCCGTTTTCTCCAGCCGCAAAAAATAGATAATTACGAAATTGGTGTCCGTGGGAATTGGAATAATTTCCAAGCAACTCTAGCCGGATTTTTTAATTATTCTGCTCTTGGTCTATCTTCCAGGGGTCAACCAGACGGTACGATTCAATATATTCGCGCTCCGCAAAGAAACTATGGGATTGAAGCAACTTTAGACTGGGAAGCATCAAGGAATTGGAAACTTGGTAGTAGTTTGACTTGGACAGAAGGGGAAGATGATCAAAATGAAGATGGTGATTTTAGAGCTTTGCGGACATTAGAAGTTCAGCCATTGAAGTTAACAGCTTATGTTGAAAATCAAACTACTCCAGGCTGGCGGAATCGGTTGCAATTACTCTATGTCGGTAATCGCGATCGCGGTTTTGAAGCTGGCAGTGATTTTGTTACTATTAGGGATTATCTCGTAGTTGATTACATCAGCAGCTTTCAAATTGGTGCAGGCAATTTAGAGGTAGGTATTCAAAACATATTAAATAACAAATACTCCTCTGTATTTTCTCAAGCAGGTGGCGGACTGGATGAACTGTTGAATAACTTAGAAAGAGGTCGCAGTCTTAGTGTTAATTACCGCATTACTTGGTGA
- a CDS encoding iron-siderophore ABC transporter substrate-binding protein: protein MVSIILLWACQHISEDKPRQLDSSLSISQPVVTRLVKHAGGETKIPIKPQRIITLHDSTILDPVLALGVKPIGIATYVPEQGVLFRGINEQQVRNIQQVGSAFQPSLEKILMLKPDLILGREYQKNIYKQLSNFAPTVLVEWGNFTSFKANFCYIAQILGEEEQADKVLHDYQERVENLQYRLGELLEKIEVSVIVFTGQNIKSFNGDAVFNQVIDDVGVKRTSIQRNQKEPYLQLSIEDLKKYDADVLFIINEFNDSISSYLKNPLWQHLRAVTNKQVYVVNQGDWFAGGPLGVNKILDDLFHYLLE from the coding sequence TTGGTTTCTATCATTTTGCTTTGGGCTTGTCAGCATATTTCTGAGGATAAACCTAGACAACTTGATAGTAGTTTATCCATTTCTCAACCAGTAGTTACACGATTAGTTAAACACGCTGGGGGAGAAACAAAAATTCCCATTAAACCCCAACGGATAATCACTTTACATGATTCGACTATCCTCGATCCTGTTTTGGCTCTGGGTGTAAAACCAATTGGTATAGCGACTTATGTTCCCGAACAAGGAGTTTTATTTCGTGGCATAAATGAACAGCAAGTGAGGAATATTCAACAAGTTGGTAGTGCATTTCAGCCTTCTCTTGAGAAAATACTCATGCTCAAACCTGACTTAATACTAGGGCGTGAATATCAAAAAAATATTTACAAGCAACTTAGCAATTTTGCTCCTACAGTATTAGTTGAATGGGGTAATTTTACCTCTTTTAAAGCTAATTTTTGCTACATTGCCCAAATATTAGGTGAGGAGGAACAAGCCGATAAAGTTTTACATGACTACCAAGAAAGAGTTGAAAATTTGCAATATCGCCTAGGAGAATTACTAGAAAAAATTGAAGTATCGGTGATTGTATTTACTGGACAAAATATCAAGTCATTTAATGGTGATGCTGTATTTAACCAAGTTATTGATGATGTAGGGGTGAAACGCACATCAATTCAAAGAAATCAAAAAGAACCTTATTTACAATTAAGTATAGAAGATTTAAAAAAATATGATGCAGATGTTTTGTTCATCATCAATGAATTCAATGATAGCATCTCATCTTATTTAAAAAATCCTCTGTGGCAGCATTTACGAGCAGTCACAAATAAACAAGTATATGTAGTAAATCAAGGTGATTGGTTTGCTGGTGGCCCTTTAGGAGTCAACAAGATTCTTGATGATTTGTTCCACTATTTACTGGAGTGA
- a CDS encoding sucrase ferredoxin — protein MRINKTQNHCRFCSEISQANGEDPIGSAIAVEQYLIIEAAQPWPIPIWIEPDPMPQGVLDALNFVWEGGGTVRQLAIAPDKEYSIPGYKHVFHYRRPAGLFAEYEKQAFLVPDAEIGDLALALIKEPANLPDFEPYQQNTTHIRELLVCTHGNVDAACSRFGYPIYKKLRAEYAATNVNLRVWRCSHFGGHQFAPTLVDLPIGHYWGHVKPEILDVLVWRKGSVEELYPYYRGWGGLSFFEQITEREIWMLEGWRWLEYHKAGQVLASDEINQEWADVRIDYTTNDGNISSAYQARVEDKGSVMTAWKSGENPTLEEVKQYRVRNLVKLA, from the coding sequence ATGCGAATTAACAAGACTCAAAATCATTGCCGTTTTTGTTCAGAAATTTCTCAAGCTAACGGTGAAGACCCTATTGGATCAGCGATCGCTGTGGAACAATATTTAATTATTGAAGCTGCACAACCTTGGCCGATTCCAATTTGGATTGAACCTGATCCCATGCCACAGGGAGTATTAGACGCTTTAAACTTTGTTTGGGAAGGTGGGGGAACAGTTCGACAGCTGGCGATCGCACCAGATAAAGAGTATTCTATTCCAGGTTATAAACACGTATTTCACTATCGTCGCCCAGCCGGGTTATTTGCTGAGTATGAGAAACAAGCATTTCTCGTACCTGATGCTGAAATTGGTGATTTAGCCCTGGCTTTAATTAAAGAACCAGCAAATTTACCAGATTTTGAACCATATCAGCAAAACACTACACATATTAGAGAACTACTTGTCTGTACACATGGTAATGTTGACGCTGCCTGTAGCAGATTTGGTTATCCCATTTACAAAAAATTGCGTGCTGAATATGCTGCAACTAATGTAAACCTGCGCGTTTGGCGATGCAGTCATTTTGGCGGACATCAGTTTGCACCTACCCTAGTTGATTTACCAATAGGACATTACTGGGGTCACGTAAAGCCGGAAATTTTAGATGTATTAGTGTGGCGTAAGGGTTCTGTCGAAGAACTTTATCCCTACTATCGGGGATGGGGTGGTTTATCTTTCTTTGAACAAATTACCGAACGAGAAATTTGGATGCTTGAAGGTTGGAGGTGGCTGGAATATCACAAAGCTGGTCAAGTTTTAGCAAGTGATGAAATTAATCAAGAATGGGCGGATGTTCGCATTGATTACACCACAAACGATGGAAATATTAGCAGTGCATATCAAGCCAGGGTGGAGGACAAAGGCTCAGTTATGACAGCCTGGAAATCAGGAGAAAATCCTACTTTAGAGGAAGTCAAGCAGTATCGTGTCCGTAATTTAGTGAAATTGGCATGA
- a CDS encoding AraC family transcriptional regulator, whose product MDEMFEETAINGNQPHQTENDIVLNYSESIGKGYWQRTFLPDGISIDIENSQFFNHIIWEEPEGEGLPEIGFRLSGNRKLYTGEVMQGGQNFLCLSDVGHGGITEWAGNQRHLKVDINLTPEMWAMLINQQSQYLSPHQQLPLFGVKNAPYYELRTTTPVMQSVLYQILNCPYRDFIREVYLQSKALELVALWLSQELDYRQINQSTVKLSPDDIERIYYARDILITNLLHPPTLLELSRRVAVNERKLKRGFRQIFGTTVFGYLHDHRMEQAKQMLAEKKLTVAQVAHAVGYSHLSHFAAAFRKKIGVNPSAYGK is encoded by the coding sequence ATGGATGAAATGTTTGAAGAGACAGCTATTAACGGTAATCAGCCTCATCAAACTGAAAATGACATTGTTTTGAACTATTCTGAGTCTATTGGTAAGGGTTACTGGCAGCGCACGTTCCTACCGGATGGTATTTCTATAGATATTGAAAATAGTCAATTCTTCAACCATATTATCTGGGAAGAACCAGAAGGTGAGGGATTGCCGGAAATAGGTTTTCGTTTGTCAGGAAACCGTAAATTGTATACAGGTGAGGTGATGCAAGGTGGTCAAAACTTCTTGTGCTTATCGGATGTCGGTCACGGAGGTATAACAGAGTGGGCAGGTAATCAAAGACACCTGAAAGTTGATATCAACCTCACGCCGGAAATGTGGGCAATGCTGATTAATCAACAATCACAATACTTATCTCCACACCAGCAACTTCCTCTTTTCGGGGTTAAAAATGCACCTTATTACGAACTGCGAACCACTACACCTGTAATGCAGTCGGTGTTATACCAAATTCTCAATTGTCCCTACCGAGATTTTATCCGAGAGGTTTATCTACAAAGTAAAGCACTGGAACTGGTAGCATTGTGGCTGTCACAAGAACTAGATTATCGTCAGATTAACCAATCTACAGTCAAACTTTCCCCTGATGATATAGAACGTATTTACTATGCCAGAGATATTCTGATTACTAATTTGCTTCATCCGCCAACATTGCTAGAACTATCACGTCGAGTTGCGGTAAATGAGCGAAAACTGAAGCGGGGTTTTCGGCAGATATTTGGGACTACAGTTTTTGGCTACCTGCATGATCATCGCATGGAACAAGCTAAACAAATGTTGGCAGAAAAAAAATTGACTGTTGCCCAAGTTGCCCATGCTGTAGGCTATTCTCACCTGAGTCACTTTGCGGCTGCATTCAGAAAAAAAATAGGGGTAAATCCCAGTGCTTACGGAAAGTAA